The region ACTTTGTGATGCGAATTTCAAAAAACTCGACTCCTTACGTCGAGTTCACGTTAAATAAATTCCAATATTTTCAATTAGTTGCGAAGGATATCCTTGTAGTAACTTTTTAGCGGAATCAAACGGTTAACATTCAACTGTTTAACTCCTAATTTTTAGAAACAGGAAATAATCGTAATGGTTATTCCAGGCAAAAATACCGCGCTGCCCGTGGCGGCGCTTTCTTTCTTGATGCTGGTGGCCCTTTATCTGCTTTCGGCTGCCACTCGGGATACTGCTGAGTTCGGTCGTCTTTATTCATGGCTCATCATCATAAATGGGGTATTGCTGATTGTTCTGGTAATACTTATCGGGAGTAATGTCTATCAGCTAGTTACCCAGTATCGGGCGGGGGTCATTGGTTCACGCATGACATTGCGCTTGGCGGTGGTGTTCATGGCATTGTCGCTGGCTCCGGCAAGCACGGTGTATTACTTTGCCCAAGGGTTTTTAGATCGGGCGATTGATAGTTGGTTTGATGCCCGTATCGGAAAAACCCTCGATGAAAGTTTGGACCTAGGACGTACTGCATTGGACGCAGCGATGCGCGAGCGGCTGCGACAAGTAACACGACTTGCCGCTGAACTCGTCGATAATTCTGAGCGTATGACGGTGTTGACCCTTGACGACCTACGTGGACGAAGCGGAGCCACTGAGTTGAGCCTAGTGACCCTCAACGGTGAGTTCGTGGCCGCCAGCCACGCCGACCCCATTGTGGTTTTACCCCATCGACTCACGGAAGCCGTGCTTGATCGGGTGCGTCAAGATAATTCTTATGTCGGTCTTGCTTCGGAGCCAGGCTCGGGCACGGGGATGCAGGTACGCGTGGCCCTCAAAATCTTCACCAATAATCCCAATGTTGGAAATAATTTGCTGATCCTGCACGCGCTATTTCCCATCGCCGAGCGTCTCTCGACCCTGACTACGAGCATTCAAGGTGCCTATGACCAGTATCGAGAGCTATCCTATCTACGTCAGCCACTTAAATTCAGTTTTTCCCTGACGCTTGCCATGGTATTGATACTCTCGCTGGCGATGGCGGTCTGGGCAGCCTTTTTTTCCGCTCGGCATCTGGCGGCGCCAGTGTCGAACCTCGCTCGTGCGAGCCGTGCCGTGGCCGCCGGTGATTATGATGTTCGTCTTCCGACACCCGCCAACGATGAATTGGGATTATTGGTCGCTTCGTTCAATGACATGATCGAGAAGATCGCCCTGGCGAGAGACGCTGCTCGGCGTGGTCAAGCGCAGATCGAAGGACAGCGCGCTTACCTAGAGGCGATTCTTGCCCATCTTTCCTCTGGGGTGGTTACCCTTGATATTCACGGTGTTCTGCGAAGCGCCAACCGCGCGGCGGGTCAGATTCTGGCCGTGGATCTAGACCACGGACTTACCCTGGAATACTTGACTACCGCTCGTCCCCATCTTTCCCCTTTGCTGGATGTCCTAGAGGCGCATCTTGCTGCGGGAAGCAAGGATTGGCGCCAGGAAGTGACTTTGACTCGACTCGGAGCCGGGCGTCAGGTATTGATGTGCCATGGAACGATTCTGACTGAGCTGGTTGGGATGAAGCGCAGCGTGGTGGTTCTGGATGACATTACTCCGCTTCTTCAGGCCCAGCGTACCATTGCCTGGAGTGAAGTCGCGCGGCGTTTAGCTCACGAAATCAAAAATCCGCTCACACCCATTCAGCTTTCGGCAGAACGCCTGCGTCATAAATATCTCAAGCGCATGAATCCCGAAGATGCAGAACTCCTCAATCGCCTTACCCATACCATCATTCAGCAGGTTGAGGTAATGAAGGAAATGGTGAATGCTTTCTCGGAGTACGCCCGAGCGCCTAAGATGGAACCTCGTCCATTACTGCTCAATACTGTGATCAACGAAGTTGCCGACCTTTATCGTGGTCACGAAGGCGCAACGCTGATCCTGGATTTAGCAACGAATTTACCCTTGCTGGAAGCTGACCTGGGTCGATTACGTCAACTACTGCATAATTTAATCAAGAATGCCCTGGAGGCTGTAGCAGGAATCGAACAGCCCAGCATTACCTTGCGGACCCGCAATCTGTACGAAAATAATAATCGTTACGTAGAATTGCGAGTCGAGGATACTGGACCTGGGATTCCCGAGCACATCATGGCTCGTCTGTTTGAACCCTATGTCACCACCAAAATTCGGGGAACTGGGCTGGGACTGGCGATTGTCAAACGGATTATTGAGGAACACAGCGGCTGGATCCGAGCCGAAAATCCCGAGGGTGGCGGAGCGGTAATCGTGGTTCGGTTGCCGGTGACGGGTCAAGAACCCCTTGAGCCTTCAGGATCGAGGGGCTTGTGAGGTAAAACTCATATTTCCTCCCCATTGCTAAAGCCAGGGGGTATCTCGGGGACAATGATGACTTTATTTGTCCGTTCGCTTGGCATTGGTCCTGATTTAGTGCTTCTGCATGGATGGGGATTCCACGGTGGAATATGGGATGACCTGCTTGAGATTCTGTTGAGATTGGGGCATCGAGTCCATGTAGTGGATTTACCCGGCCATGGACGCAGCAATGCCTCGGCTGCGTCATCAAATATCGACGACTGGGCGCAAGCGGTACGAGAAGTAGTGCCTAGCGGATCAGCTTGGATGGGGTGGTCGCTAGGTGGGATGGTAGCTCTTGCCGCAGCCACGCTTGATCCCACGGGAATCAGGGCACTGATAATGGTAGGCGCTTCACCGCGTTTTGTGCGTGGATCAGACTGGCCGGCCGCGTTGGCACCGGAACTCTTGGCTGAATTCGGGCGTGGTCTGAAGGAAGACTGGCGCTCGACGCTGTCGCGTTTTCTTGCCCTTCAAACACGTCCGGGCACAAGTCAAATCATGCGCCGACTACGGACATTGATGCTCGCTTTTCCGCCTGATCCCGCCGCTCTAACCCAAGGATTAACGCTGCTGCGAGAAACCGATTTACGTCCGCGACTGTCACGCGTCACCTGTCCGACGATGGTACTTTTGGGAGCACGCGATACCCTAGTTCCAGTCGAGGTATCAACCAATTTGGCACATTTACGACCAGATTGGAAAATTTGCCATTTGGCCGAAGCTGGGCATTTACCTTTCCTTACCCACCAAGCAGAATTCCTGTTCGCCATGAATTTAGAGTCTGCAGCTAATCTGTCATTCTGCGCTCAGTCGCAGAACTTGCAATCTTTTTAGGGCCTATTAACACTAACTGAACATATCTAAAGTTAGACCAAAGGTAATAAAAAAATTAAACATGATATCCAACTTATCAAATTTTGTAAAAATCCTTCTGAATCTTTTTAATCTCCTAAATAATAGCTTTTCAATTTTTTCAAAAATTATCGCAGTTACTATCATGTTTTTACTCCTCTTTTAGTGTTAATAGGTCCTAAAGAACTTGCAGACCGTAAACCGTACATTATCATGGATTCGTCATGTCCCATCGATCCAATATCAAAACTACGCTTCAGAAAACCCGTCAACGCTATCAGGCTATATTTGAGCAAGCTGCGGTCGGGATCGCGCGGTTGGCGCTTGATGGACATTGGTTGGAAGTCAATCAAAAATTTTGTGAAATTGTTGGTTATAGTCACGAGGAATTATTGCGACTCAGCTTTCAGCGCATTACTCATCCTGACGATTTAGGTTCAGATCTCGCTCAAGTTGAACGAATGCTGCAGGGTGAAATTAACAATTATTTCAAGGAAAAGCGTTATATTCGCAAGGATGGTACTACCGTGTGGATCAATTTGAATCTCTCGTTGGCGCGGCTGCCATCAGGGGAACCAGACTATTTTATTTCCGTAATTCAGGATATTCAACGTCATAAAGAAGCAGAAATGGCGCTTCAGCTTGAAGAGCGACGTTATCGAGCGGTAGTGGAAACTATCCTTGATGGTTTTTGCGTATTACGTGCGAGCGACGGATTGATTCTTGAAGTTAATAATATTTATTGTCAGCTCTCGGGATATGACCGAGAAGAATTGCTCACCATGAGCATCACTGACCTTGAGTATAAGGAATTTCCACCGGAAACAGCATCCTCTATTGAAAAAATAATTCAAAGTGGTGGCGATGTCTTCAAAAGCCATCATCGACGCAAAAATGGTGAAATTTGGCCGGTAGAAGTAATGGTCACCTATAGTGACATCGAGAATGGCCTTTTTTTTGCGTTTATGCGCGATATTCACGAACGATGTATTAATCGTGCGTTGTTGGATCTACGCCGCCGCCTATCCGATCTCGTCTATCAAGGTTCCCTAGACACGTTGATGCAAATTGCCCTGGATAGTGCAGAGCAATTAACTAATAGTCATATTGGCTTTTTGCATTTTGTGGCAACTGATCAGCAAAATATTTCACTTCAGATTTGGTCCACCAATACCAAAAAAACTTTTTGTAGTATTGCAAATCAGGGATTCAATGGATTGCACTATCCAATTACTAATGCGGGAGTCTGGGTGGATTGTGTCCTGCAACGTCGTCCCGTGATTCATAACGACTACGCCAGCCTACCCCACAAAAAAGGATTGCCGGCAGGTCATCCTGAAGTGTTGCGGGAGCTAATCGTGCCATTGATCCGTAATGGGCTGATCGTGGCACTGATTGGCGTGGGCAACAAGGTGACGGATTATATCGATGCTGATATTGAGGTGGTACTTGATGTCGGAGACATACTTCTTGGCTACATGGAGCGAAAACGCGCCGAGGAACGTATTGATTTCATGGCCTACTATGACGCGCTCACTGGCCTGCCTAACCGTGTCCTGTTGTTCGACCGTATCAACCAAGCCATGGCTCAAGCCAAACGCTCCGGGGTTTTAATCGCGCTGGCTTATCTGGATTTGGATGGCTTCAAACCCGTCAATGACCTCTATGGTCACGAGGTGGGTGATCAATTGTTGGTCGCCTTTGCCCAACGTCTTACTCGCGCCTTACGTGAGATCGACACTTTAGCGCGTCTGGGAGGGGATGAATTTGTTCTGGTGCTGACCGGCCTAAGCCAGCTTAATGAAGGAGAAATTATTCTACGGCGTCTGCTAAATACTTTGGAACAGCCTTTTCAAATCGACCATCACGAAATTCTACTTAACGCAAGCTTAGGTTTTACCGTTTATCCCATTGATCAATGCGATGCCGAAATCCTTTTGCGCCACGCTGATCAAGCGATGTATCAGGCCAAGCGACAGGGTAAAAATCAGATTCGTCTTTACGACATTGTTCAGGACATGCGCTTGCGTGCGAATCAGGAAATTCTTGACGAATTACGTCAGGCCATAGTAAACGATGAACTGATTTTTCATTACCAACCAAAGATTCATTTGACCAGTGGCGAGATTATAGGAGTAGAGGCGTTAATTCGCTGGCAGCATCCACGTCGTGGTCTGTTGTGGCCAGATGAATTCCTGAATGTTTTGGATAGCGCACCAGAAGAAGCCGCCATGCTCGATAAATGGGTAATTCGTCGAGCACTCATCGAAATTGCCGCTTGGGAAAACGCTGGTGAACCTATTTCGGTAAGTGTCAATATCAGTCCACGGCAATTGTCCCAAATTAGCTTTCTTGATTTCATTCGTGATCAGGTATCACAGTGGCCGACAAGCGTGGTAGCTAAATTGGAAATCGAGGTATTGGAATCGACAGCGGTGACCGACATGGAACAACTCACCAAGGTCATGAAGGATTGTGTTGAACTGGGAATCCGTTTTGCTTTGGATGATTTTGGTACCGGCTATTCATCCCTAATCCATATTCGCCATCTACCCGTTCACTGGATAAAACTTGACCAAAAATTTGTGCGCGGTATGTTGGAAAACGCTGATGATCTCAAAATTATTGAGGGGGTAACGCGCCTAGCCCGAGATTTTCAATATTCCATTATCGCCGAGGGCGTGGAAACCATGGAACTCGCCGCGCTACTTATTGATCTAGGTTGCCCGCTAGGCCAGGGTTATGGTATCGCCAAGCCAATGCCGGCAGAGTTGCTGTCAGAATGGCGTCGGACCTGGCCCCATGATGTTCGTTATCGAAATCTCCGCCGTCTTGATCCATCAGGCCCGGTGGATGCCCTACTCCAAATCATTATTCTGGATATTCAACGTTGGAGTGATGACCTCGCACGTTTTATCGAAACCGACGGCAAAAGTACTTGTCCCAGCCTTTGCGTGGATCAATGCGAAATTACCTGCTGGTGCAACGGTTTAGGACGATTTCGCTACGGAGAGCACCCCAGTTTTCCCTTTCTTGCCGTGCGTCATCGCGCTCTCCACATCCTCGCTGCTGATTTGCTGGATCAGTTTGAACACGGTCATCATCATGCCATGCGCAGTAGTTTGGCGCGGTTGTATGCCCAGCGGGATGACGTAATCGAGATGTTGCAGAATCTATCCTTAAAGACGGTACAAAAACTATAAGCTGTTTTCAGCAATTCATGGACTGTAATCAGCCTGGGTTAATAATGGTCATGGCTTATTCAAAAAATTATTTTATTATTTTTAGTTTAATCATCATGGCCGTCGCAATTTATCTTCCGGGAATCCGAGAATGGGCGGTCCTGGATGATTTTATCAATATTACCCAAAATATTGATATCCATTGGCGATATCTAGGCTGGAATGAATTCACCGCCGCTGTGGATTCTGGCATAAGTGGGCCTTTTGGGCGGCCACTGGCGATGTTGAGTTTTGGTCTAAATTATTATTTCAATCCCCAAAATCCGCTTTCAAGTGCAAAATTGACCAATATTGTCTTGCACGCAATTTCTGGAGTATTAGTATATAACCTGGCCCTTAAACTTTTGCCGTATTGGCGACCACACACGCCAGACATCCAGTGGTTTGCTTTTTTTATTGGGTTATTATGGGTTCTACACCCATTGCATGTCAGTACCGTCTTGTATACGGTACAACGAATGACCTTGCTCTCAGGACTATTTTGTTTGGTGGGACTACTTGCTTTCGTGCATGGCAGAGAACGATTGATGCTCGGAGAAGAAGACGGCGTGTGGTGGATTGCATGTGGTAACTTGATTGCGGGTGGCCTGGCGGTATTAAGCAAGGAAAATGGCGCCCTGCTTGGGCATTTTGAATTGGTATTGGAATTAATATTTTTTCGTTTTTCCGCATCTTCTCGTCTTGGCAGAAAAAAATTTATTGCCATGGCGACAGTAGCAATACCTATTTTCGTAATTTCGGGTTATCTTCTACAACAGTGTATAACAGGATCTGGCTACGGATCACGTAGCTTTAATTTAATCCAGCGTTTATTAACTGAAGCGCGGATATTATGGTTCTATATCTGGTTATTGGTGGTACCCGATCACACTAATATGAGTCTCTATCATGATGATTTAGAAATATCGACGGGATGGCTGCAACCTTGGACAACCCTGCCAGCGGTAATTTTGTGGTTAATAGTCGTGATTGCATCAATGATTGCCTGGCGGCGGAAACAAGCATTGCCGTTGGTTTTTGGATTGTGGTGGTTTCTTGTGACGCATTTGCTGGAATCGACGGTTATCCCTCTGGAACTTGTATTTGAGCATAGAAATTATCTTGCGGTATTTGGCATTGTGATGCCCATGGTGTTTTATTTTGGTATTGCTATCACAAAGATTACAGGGCGAAAATTATATGTTCTGGTGGTGGGCGCAACATTAATTGGAACGCTGTGGATAGCTGAAGTGTGGGCACGGGTTAATGAATGGACAGAAATCAGGTCATTTTTTTCAACCTTGCTATTGCGTCATCCACAATCACCGCGTGCTTGGGCCGAGGCTGCATCGCTAATGGTGGATGTGAAGGATTTCGTTAACGCAGTGGCAAATTATCAACAGGCAGCGGCACTGGATAAACGTGAAGCAGGCTATCGTCTCAGGGAAGTATGTTATCGAATGGTGTCGGGACAAGAAGTAACCGTTACATTATTAGAAGATACTCGATATCGTCTGTCTCAATATCCTATTACCCCAATCACGATTCTTGCATTGCTGAACTTAGGTAAAATAGCAGAAAATTTTGATGCTACCCAGCGTGAAAAAATCATTCCAATATTGAGAGCAGCAGTAGCAAATCTGAACTGGTCAAATCATAATGTACGCGGGCTTGGTTATTTTCGTTTAGGTAATCTGGAATACTATAATGGCTACCACGATGCAGCCTTACGAAATTGGGAACTAGCGGTGGATTTAATGCCTAAAAAAATACACTGGCGAGGAGTGATGCTTGATTTAGTAGATATCTACCTGGCACGCGAGATGAAGGATAAGGCTCGAAATACACTAGCAAAAATCGAGGCAGAAGGCATGGATGATGTAGATTCCGAACAGTGGAAACGTTTCACGCGGGTACGCCACCTTATTCAGGATGGTGACACCACAAAATAATGAGCAGTTACCATACATCCCATAGCTAAAGCTAGGGGTATCCCAGAAAAATGATGACGAAAATCAGGAGCAATTCAGTTGTCCACTTCACGTTATACCGACTGGTCTCCCATTGGTAAGGGAGCTTCCGCGATTGTGTTCAAGGTTTTTGACCAGGAATTGAAACGCCCGGTTGCTATCAAATTGCTCAGGCACGAGTACGCAGAAAATCCTGACTTTATGGAGAGCCTGCGCCAAGAGGTGCGAATCTCCCATGACATCTATCATCGGGATATTTGTCCCATCTATGAGATTTATCGAGGCCCCTGTCCCAGTGAAATGGAGACAACCCGTGAGGTGTGCATCGGCATCGTCATGGAGCTGATCGACGGCTGCGAATTAAAAAAATGGATAGATAACAATAAACATCGATTACGCGACACCGCCGCAGAGCGTTTCGACCTATTGCGTCGGGTTACCACCGCATTAATAACCGCCCATGCTCACATCACTCATCGTGACCTCAAGCCGGCGAACATTTTGCTGCGCCAGTGCAATATAGGACAGCCGGTAATTATGGATCTCGGAATTGCCTTACTTGGAAACACGGATAATCAAATTGCCGGAACTCCTCGCTATATGGCACCAGAACAATACACCAATCCCAATCGCGTGGATGCCCGAGCGGATCTCTTTGCCTTGGGTGTGATGGCCTACGAGATGTTTACCGACAAGACCCCGCCTACTTCACTTTGCAACGTGATGCGCACCGGGAAACCGCCTCACCCGCGACGCGACGAGATTCAACAGCCGAGCAGTTATTTCTCCGGGTTACCGCGCAGCTTAGACGAAATCATCATCCAGCTCATGGCCTATGAACCAGAAGATCGGCCCAGCTCTGCCGCCGAAGTGTTGAAGCTGCTGGAAAGCGTACCCCAACCACCGTGGGAAATCGCACGCGGCGGATCCGACGATCTGGAGTGGATATCGGTGCCAGGAGGAAAATATATGATCGGTGCCAGTCCAAGTGATCGTCTTGCCCATCAGAACGAAAAACCACGCCGCGAGGTTGAAATTTCGCCTTTTCAGATAACCGCCTACCCAATCACTAATCAAAATTACCGTAATTTTTTGCAGTCCACTGGTTATCGCAAACCGCCATTTCTCGATAGCCCTGAGTTTGGTCCAGATGATCATCCGGTGGTAGGAGTGAGCTGGGATGACGCGCGGGAATTCGCGCGTTGGGTAGGCGGCGATCTGCCAAGTGAAGCACAGTGGGAATACGCTGCACGCAGTGGTCAACGCATTTCCCAAGGAAGCGTTTATCCCTGGGGTAGCGAGCCGCCAACTGCGACGCTTGCCAATATCAACGCCACCTGCTCGCGCTCGACTTCTCCTGTGAACGCTTATCCTGGAGGCCGCAATGCCTTTGGTTTGCATGATTTATGCGGCAATGTCTGGGAATGGTGCCTTGATTCTTGGTCGGATGGATATTATTCCTCTCTGGCTAATTGTGTTCGCGATCCGGTCAATACCGAGCGGGGAGAAGAACGTAGCTTGCGGGGAGGGAGTTACGACAGCCTACCCTCTCAAGGCCGTTGCACCGCCCGCTATCATACCCAACGAGCGAGTCAGTGGCCCTGGGTCGGATTCCGCGTGGTAAAGCCAGTGGCGGCATAATTTGGTTATATCCGCCATACATATAGTGGACCGCTAAAATCAGATAGCGGTAAAACTTGAGAGGGAGGAGGGGCATTGGGTGCGATAAAGGTATTGCTCACGAGCAACGCACCGGGGCGCAGCTCGTCCTGGGCCTTGATCCACAATTGTTCCATAGGCGCGGGTGAAAGAAAGCAGTAAACCACGTCGTATTCACCAAGCGTCAGATCCCAAAAATTACCCCAGCGTACCCGACAGTTACCACGCCACCCGAGCAATAATCGCGCAATTAACCATGGTAACGGCGCTGATTCCACGCCTTCAAAATGGCCTTGAGGATGGAGAACCGCGAGGCGCGCCAATAATCCTCCCGGACCGCAGCCTAAATCGATGAATCGAAACTGCCCACCAGGAAGAAGGGTATTTAATGCCCGACACGCTGCGCCTCCCGACAAATACAACGGCACTCGTTCGCGCACGGTATTACGTTCGATGATCCAGACCACCACGAAGGCTCCGAGCCAGGCCAGGGGCGGCAGGCGGACCGCGAGACCGAGCGTGAACGCAAATGGAAACAAGAGTTGAAACAAAATCCACCAGCGGGCCAGCGATAATCTGGCGGTAATTACCGCCGCCAGCACTCCCTGAAATGTGACTACCACAATGGCAGGTAACGATACTCCTGCGGCTAGAACCAACCAGGATGTGGTCAAGAGCACGATAATCTGAACTAGAAGAACGGCACTGACCGGCCAACGATGCTGCATGACATGCCATGCCGCCAGCATAGCCGCGTGGTTCACCTGGTTCCGATCCGTTTTTCGGACGGTTTGCTGGAACTGGATTGACTTGGTGTTGGTGGTTGTGCAGGTTGAATTATCGGTGGGACAGGTATAGGTAACGTAGGCAGTGGAATAGGAGAAATTCCCGGCAAGTTGGTCACGCCTTTTTTACCCGCCTCGACCACGGGACCGCTGTTTTCAATCAGCTGATGTTCCGTGGTGCGATTCATCACGATGATTGAGATACGCCGATTAATTGGATTTAAAGGATTTTTTGGGTCCAGAGGAACGCTTTCAGCAAGCCCCACGATGCGTAAAAATTTATTCTCTTTAATTCCTCCATTCACTAAAGCGCGCCTGGCTGCATTGGCGCGTTCGGTCGAAAGTTCCCAATTGCTGTAGCCCCGCCCACTCCCGCTATAGGGACGAGCATCGGTGTGGCCGGTGATGCTCACCCGATTGGGGAGCTGATCGATAAGAGGAGCAATCTGCTTCATGATTTCGGTGGCATAAGACTCCATCCGGGTTGAACCTATATCGAACATCGGACGCTTATCCTCGTCTACCACCTGGATGCGCAACCCCTCGGTAGTGATATCGATTCCGAATTGTCCGCTATACTGATGCAATAGTTCGCTTTTATTAATGAGGTCTTGCAATTTCTCCTTGGTTTTTTGAAGATTCATTACATCCATCTGGATCTGTTCAGCATCGATTTCGTTATCGGTATCAGCTTCACTATTGTTTTTTAATTCATTGGTCACGATACCTTTTTTATTGGAAACAAAGGCACCATCCATTTCCTCGGCGCTAAATGCCTGTTTGTCGCGCGTTCCGGTATTGGTTTTTTTGACTTGACCATAACTACGAGTTATATCCTCACCACCGCCATGAATCACACTGGTCGCATCACCCGATCCGCGACCGCCTAGCAG is a window of Gammaproteobacteria bacterium DNA encoding:
- a CDS encoding chemotaxis protein MotB; this encodes MANDERPIIIKKVKKNAGGHHGGAWKLAYADFVTAMMAFFLLMWLLGSTTDGDKKGIADYFMNPWKPSLLGGRGSGDATSVIHGGGEDITRSYGQVKKTNTGTRDKQAFSAEEMDGAFVSNKKGIVTNELKNNSEADTDNEIDAEQIQMDVMNLQKTKEKLQDLINKSELLHQYSGQFGIDITTEGLRIQVVDEDKRPMFDIGSTRMESYATEIMKQIAPLIDQLPNRVSITGHTDARPYSGSGRGYSNWELSTERANAARRALVNGGIKENKFLRIVGLAESVPLDPKNPLNPINRRISIIVMNRTTEHQLIENSGPVVEAGKKGVTNLPGISPIPLPTLPIPVPPIIQPAQPPTPSQSSSSKPSEKRIGTR